TAAGGAAAAAGAAGAACAAGAAAGACTCGCATTGCAAATTAGATTTAGATGTGCGTGGGATGTGGCCAAAAGGGCGGCACAAATACTGTACCAGAAATACGGGGCCGCGCGGGTGGCGGTTTTTGGCTCTTTGACCGACCCTGCGCGTTATACCAAGTGGTCGGACATAGATCTGGCGGTTTGGGGTATACCGGATGATTTATTTTACAAAGCCGTGGCCGGGGTAATCTCCATGAATCCGGATTTCAGGATAGACGTGGTGGATCCGGAAGATTGCAGCGATTCCCTAAGAAAGGCAATCGAGAAGGAAGGTGTCACGTTGTGATGAACAGGTACTTGACGCTGGCGGCGCGTATCCGACAGGAACTTTCGGACGTCAGAAAAAGCGCTGAACGGGCGAAAATAGCGCGGGAGAAGGCAGAGAAAGAAGCGGATTCCCTCTACCTTGACAGCGCGGCCTTAAATCTTCACGGGTTTTACACCGGTTTGGAGCGAATATTTGAGCTTATTGCGGAGACTGTTGACGAAGTAAAGCCTTCCGGGGGCAACTGGCATCAGGAGCCCTTAAAGCAGATGGCAACGGAAGTACCCACGGTTAGGCCTGCTGTGATCTCCCAGGAGTTGGGGGAGAAATTGGATGAGTACAGGGCCTTTCGTCATATCGTAAGAAACGTATATACCCATAACTTCAGACCCGAGAGGCTGAAGGAGCTTATAGAAAGGGTAGAGACAATCTTTATCGACACCGAAAGCGAACTGATGGCCTTCTGCAGTTTTCTGGAGGCGGTATAGCGCGCCAGCTCATAAGCAGCTTACAAAGATTCTTGCTCTTTGCTTCCCTTGAGAAAGTCGTTAGGGACCTCAAGCCCCATCTCAAGAAAGA
This is a stretch of genomic DNA from Bacillota bacterium. It encodes these proteins:
- a CDS encoding nucleotidyltransferase domain-containing protein codes for the protein MPGTAKDLTPENMKQYREFLKEKEEQERLALQIRFRCAWDVAKRAAQILYQKYGAARVAVFGSLTDPARYTKWSDIDLAVWGIPDDLFYKAVAGVISMNPDFRIDVVDPEDCSDSLRKAIEKEGVTL